The Kitasatospora sp. NBC_00374 genome has a segment encoding these proteins:
- a CDS encoding RICIN domain-containing protein, with amino-acid sequence MNTARRISAVAAVALAFSLANTGAAQAVSGTQELIAYGSTPKCATPQGNGTANGTPLTVWDCTGSDVQRFQFFSSGEVKHVQSGRCVTPRGNSYSNGTVLTLWDCTGSSVQKWNVGSHYDAGNNRTTPLFNSGQCITNEGNSWANGTWLTLWTCNSSWPAVQDWAVWLR; translated from the coding sequence ATGAACACCGCACGCCGGATATCGGCGGTCGCCGCAGTCGCCCTGGCCTTCAGCCTGGCGAACACCGGCGCCGCCCAGGCCGTCTCCGGAACCCAGGAGCTGATCGCCTACGGCTCAACTCCCAAGTGCGCCACTCCGCAGGGCAACGGAACGGCCAACGGCACACCTCTGACGGTCTGGGACTGCACGGGTTCCGACGTGCAGCGGTTCCAGTTCTTCAGCTCCGGCGAGGTCAAGCACGTGCAGAGCGGCAGGTGCGTCACCCCGCGTGGCAACAGCTACTCGAACGGGACCGTTCTGACCCTGTGGGACTGCACCGGCTCCAGCGTCCAGAAGTGGAACGTCGGCAGCCACTACGACGCGGGCAACAACCGGACGACCCCACTGTTCAACTCGGGCCAGTGCATCACCAACGAGGGCAACAGCTGGGCAAACGGCACCTGGCTGACCCTGTGGACCTGCAACTCCTCCTGGCCCGCCGTCCAGGACTGGGCTGTCTGGCTGCGGTGA
- a CDS encoding SDR family oxidoreductase produces MIIVTGATGKLGRRTVERLLERVPADRVGVSVRDPRKAQNLADRGVRVRQGSFDDPDSLMHAFEGAEQLLLVSLDRTGEECVSGHRAAIDAAVKAKVGRILYTSQMGAAHDSRFQACRDHARTEDLLRATGLPWTALRNGFYAASALQFLESARHTGDIALPADGPVAWTGHDDLAEATAAIILDEGRFDGPTPPLTGPAALDFDTVAEIASQTTGRPFTRTVVPDDAFREQVLAHGAPAAIADLMLSIFGAARDGEFTTVDSTLAELIGREPATFRTQLERAWAE; encoded by the coding sequence ATGATCATCGTTACCGGAGCCACCGGAAAGCTCGGCCGCCGCACCGTCGAGCGCCTCCTGGAGCGGGTCCCCGCCGACCGCGTCGGCGTCAGCGTCCGCGACCCCCGCAAGGCCCAGAACCTCGCCGACCGCGGCGTCCGCGTCCGGCAGGGCAGTTTCGACGACCCCGACTCGCTCATGCACGCCTTCGAAGGGGCCGAGCAGCTGCTCCTCGTCTCCCTCGACCGCACGGGCGAGGAGTGCGTCAGCGGCCACCGTGCCGCCATCGACGCCGCCGTGAAGGCCAAGGTCGGCCGCATCCTCTACACCAGCCAGATGGGCGCTGCGCACGACTCCCGCTTCCAGGCCTGCCGGGACCACGCCAGGACCGAGGACCTGCTGCGCGCCACTGGCCTGCCCTGGACCGCGCTGCGCAACGGCTTCTACGCGGCCAGCGCCCTGCAGTTCCTGGAGTCCGCCCGCCACACCGGCGATATCGCCCTTCCCGCCGACGGCCCTGTCGCCTGGACCGGCCACGACGACCTCGCCGAGGCCACCGCGGCGATCATCCTCGATGAGGGCCGCTTCGACGGGCCCACCCCGCCGCTCACCGGCCCGGCGGCGCTCGACTTCGACACCGTCGCCGAGATCGCGTCGCAGACCACCGGACGGCCCTTCACCCGCACCGTCGTCCCCGACGACGCCTTCCGCGAGCAGGTCCTGGCGCACGGCGCCCCGGCCGCGATCGCCGACCTGATGCTGAGCATCTTCGGCGCGGCGCGGGATGGCGAGTTCACCACTGTCGACTCGACGTTGGCCGAGCTGATCGGGCGGGAGCCCGCTACCTTCCGCACCCAGTTGGAGCGTGCCTGGGCCGAATAG
- a CDS encoding MarR family winged helix-turn-helix transcriptional regulator: MSRITPIFIDLVRVETRLYNAVSARLRAEQGLGLGQFELLEIIDRVPGCRVLDIVGEVAITVGAVSKAVDRLVAAGWCLRVAHPQDRRSSVLRLTSAGEKQLSASRPIVESELTSLTAAVPPDDLARIASTLAILRATLDAGPHGQPG, translated from the coding sequence GTGAGCCGCATCACTCCGATCTTCATCGATCTGGTCCGCGTCGAGACCCGGCTCTACAACGCGGTGAGCGCCCGGTTGCGCGCCGAACAAGGGCTGGGGCTGGGACAGTTCGAGCTTCTGGAGATCATCGACCGCGTGCCGGGGTGCCGCGTGCTCGACATCGTCGGCGAAGTGGCGATCACCGTGGGAGCCGTGAGCAAGGCGGTCGACCGGCTGGTGGCTGCGGGCTGGTGCCTGCGGGTCGCGCACCCGCAGGACCGCCGCTCGTCCGTCCTCCGCCTCACATCCGCGGGTGAGAAGCAGCTGTCCGCCTCCCGCCCCATTGTCGAAAGCGAGCTCACCTCACTGACCGCGGCGGTTCCCCCTGACGACCTGGCCCGCATCGCCTCGACCCTGGCCATCCTTCGCGCAACCCTCGATGCAGGCCCCCACGGTCAGCCGGGATGA
- the aspS gene encoding aspartate--tRNA(Asn) ligase — protein MARTLIRDLSSHLDETVTVYGWINTLRLQRRMQFVLVRDHTGLVQVTHPRGGEEDWIEAAFEEVTLESAVKITGKVVANPVVKLGGLEVLPESVEIVAQAETGLPIDEHTGLDQRLDWRFLDLRRPSQHLVFDVQTTIEQAMRQIADDEGFTELHTPKLMGTASESGAEVFKVGYFDRTAYLAQSPQFYKQMAIAGGIDRVFEIGPVFRAEPSFTSRHATEFTGVDVEIAWIDSVEDVMAFEEHMLQRVLADVCAEHGEQIAELFGVDVTVPTLPFPRVTMAEALTKLRATGWDPAGEAVDLDPEGERTLSALIAEEYCHEFVFITDFPAEVRPFYHHRRADSADTTASFDLLWKGVEITTGAQREHRHDVLSAQALEKGMELAPLAQYLDCFRYGTPPHGGFGLGLSRVIMLLLGLPSIREATFLFRGPNRLEP, from the coding sequence ATGGCTCGTACATTGATCCGCGACCTCAGCTCGCATCTGGACGAGACCGTCACCGTCTACGGCTGGATCAACACTCTCCGCCTCCAGCGCCGGATGCAGTTCGTCCTGGTCCGTGACCACACCGGCCTGGTGCAGGTCACCCACCCGCGCGGTGGCGAGGAGGACTGGATTGAAGCAGCCTTCGAAGAGGTGACCCTCGAATCCGCCGTGAAGATCACCGGAAAGGTCGTCGCGAACCCGGTCGTCAAACTCGGCGGCCTGGAGGTCCTGCCCGAGAGCGTGGAGATCGTCGCCCAGGCGGAGACCGGCCTTCCGATCGACGAGCACACCGGACTCGACCAGCGCCTCGACTGGCGGTTCCTTGACCTGCGTCGCCCCTCCCAGCACCTGGTCTTCGACGTCCAGACCACCATCGAACAGGCGATGCGTCAGATCGCCGACGACGAGGGCTTCACAGAGCTGCACACCCCCAAGCTGATGGGGACCGCTTCCGAATCCGGTGCCGAGGTCTTCAAGGTCGGCTACTTCGACCGCACCGCATACCTGGCGCAGTCACCGCAGTTCTACAAGCAGATGGCCATCGCAGGCGGAATCGACCGGGTCTTCGAGATCGGCCCCGTCTTCCGAGCCGAGCCATCGTTCACCTCCCGCCACGCCACCGAGTTCACCGGCGTCGACGTCGAGATCGCCTGGATCGACAGCGTCGAGGACGTGATGGCCTTCGAGGAACATATGCTCCAGCGGGTCCTGGCTGACGTCTGTGCAGAGCACGGCGAGCAGATCGCCGAACTGTTCGGCGTTGACGTCACCGTCCCCACCCTGCCGTTCCCCCGAGTCACCATGGCCGAGGCTCTCACGAAGCTCCGCGCCACCGGGTGGGACCCGGCCGGGGAAGCGGTCGACCTCGACCCGGAGGGCGAGCGCACGCTGTCGGCACTCATCGCCGAGGAGTACTGCCACGAGTTCGTGTTCATCACCGACTTCCCGGCCGAGGTCCGTCCGTTCTACCACCATCGCCGCGCTGACAGCGCAGACACGACAGCCAGCTTTGACCTCCTCTGGAAGGGCGTGGAAATCACCACCGGCGCCCAGCGCGAGCACCGCCACGACGTGCTGAGCGCGCAGGCCCTGGAGAAGGGCATGGAGCTCGCGCCACTGGCTCAGTACCTTGACTGCTTCCGCTACGGCACCCCGCCGCACGGCGGCTTCGGACTGGGCCTCAGCCGGGTGATCATGCTCCTGCTCGGCCTGCCTTCGATCCGTGAGGCGACGTTCCTCTTCCGTGGCCCCAACAGGCTGGAACCCTGA
- a CDS encoding radical SAM protein codes for MTARTDRDSRFALRLKSLDKVPLEEAFRLGALRDGVQLTTTALRLPVLGQVIPRIEIEISGPDYRKKVTVRVNQSSPFMFDAGQLTATINGKARSVACAQFVDDDRAPTGMYNFGLLRENGLRSFVFDYHTYCAYSCDFCFKESEWEVLAVEQVPAASYKANFEQCLAHVQEHAEDFRTKYDIVWLCTGSITNEQLELDRHRRIARALREAGYEQGIYVSQVIPPTLRQDAVRRHDYLKALHEAGVSRFNSGVEIVNNAYRQKYVHGYKGTLTFEDYVSVFSDAVEIFGHQQVGSCLLAGIEPAEDTLRGLETIAALGVVPSPTVLTPFVVKQQDIPFHYDLDGLIDTHLGFNDIIRRYDLPVFSGVFSLA; via the coding sequence ATGACCGCACGAACTGACCGGGACTCCCGCTTCGCCCTGCGCCTGAAGAGCCTGGACAAGGTTCCCCTGGAAGAGGCCTTCCGCCTCGGTGCGCTGCGTGACGGCGTCCAACTCACCACCACCGCGCTGCGTTTGCCGGTGCTGGGGCAGGTCATTCCGCGCATCGAGATCGAGATCAGCGGGCCGGACTACCGCAAGAAGGTCACCGTCCGCGTCAACCAGAGCTCCCCCTTCATGTTCGACGCTGGCCAGCTCACTGCCACCATCAACGGCAAGGCCCGCTCGGTAGCGTGCGCCCAGTTCGTCGACGACGATCGAGCGCCCACCGGTATGTACAACTTCGGGCTGCTGCGCGAGAACGGGCTGCGGAGCTTCGTCTTCGACTACCACACGTACTGCGCCTACTCCTGCGACTTCTGCTTCAAGGAGTCGGAGTGGGAGGTCCTCGCGGTCGAGCAGGTCCCGGCCGCGAGCTACAAGGCGAACTTCGAACAGTGCCTCGCCCATGTCCAGGAGCACGCCGAGGATTTCCGGACCAAATACGACATCGTGTGGCTGTGCACCGGCAGCATCACCAACGAGCAGCTCGAGCTGGACCGCCACCGCCGTATTGCGCGGGCGCTCCGGGAGGCCGGCTACGAACAGGGGATCTACGTCTCCCAGGTCATTCCACCGACGCTGCGTCAGGATGCGGTGCGACGCCACGACTACCTCAAGGCGCTCCACGAAGCGGGTGTGAGCCGCTTCAACAGCGGCGTCGAGATCGTCAACAACGCTTACCGGCAGAAGTACGTCCACGGCTACAAGGGCACGCTGACCTTTGAGGACTACGTCAGCGTCTTCTCCGACGCGGTAGAGATCTTCGGGCACCAGCAGGTCGGCAGCTGCCTGCTGGCCGGCATCGAGCCCGCCGAGGACACCCTGCGCGGACTCGAGACCATCGCGGCGCTCGGTGTCGTACCGTCTCCTACGGTGCTGACCCCCTTCGTCGTCAAGCAGCAGGACATCCCGTTCCACTATGACCTCGACGGCCTGATCGACACTCACCTGGGCTTCAACGACATCATTAGGCGCTACGACCTCCCAGTGTTCTCCGGCGTCTTCAGCCTGGCCTGA
- a CDS encoding TetR/AcrR family transcriptional regulator gives MATRDSTDNPRRRIVEAAVELLENGGPDAVSTRAVAAAAGMQPPAIYRLFGDKEGLLEAVAEHGYAQFLERKRAQLDPAPQDPVEDLRRGWDTVVEFGISRPELFAVMNRATGLGSDAAHRSGLEILHGRVRRLSAGGWLRVDEELAAQIIQATGRGAVTTWHSTPADRRNPALLTVLRESMVAAVTRAEPAIPAAESPPVAAARALRAALPDDSDVLSDAEQRLLREWLTRLAADDGAPRA, from the coding sequence ATGGCTACACGCGACTCAACCGACAACCCTCGACGCCGCATCGTCGAGGCAGCCGTCGAGCTGCTGGAGAACGGCGGCCCTGACGCGGTGAGCACCCGCGCGGTCGCCGCCGCGGCCGGCATGCAGCCGCCAGCGATCTACCGCCTCTTCGGCGACAAGGAGGGGCTCCTGGAAGCCGTCGCCGAGCATGGCTACGCGCAGTTCCTGGAGAGAAAGCGCGCACAGCTCGACCCCGCCCCGCAGGACCCGGTGGAGGACCTGCGCCGCGGCTGGGACACGGTGGTCGAGTTCGGGATCTCCCGCCCCGAGCTGTTCGCGGTGATGAACCGGGCCACCGGCCTGGGATCGGACGCAGCACACCGCTCGGGCCTGGAGATCCTCCACGGCCGGGTGCGCCGTCTGTCGGCCGGGGGATGGCTGCGGGTCGACGAGGAACTGGCCGCCCAGATCATCCAGGCCACCGGCCGAGGCGCAGTCACCACCTGGCACTCCACCCCCGCGGACCGCCGCAATCCGGCGCTGTTGACCGTCCTGCGTGAGTCCATGGTCGCGGCCGTCACCCGCGCCGAGCCGGCGATTCCCGCCGCGGAGTCCCCTCCCGTCGCGGCGGCCCGCGCGCTGCGCGCGGCCCTCCCCGACGACTCCGATGTCCTGAGCGACGCGGAGCAGCGCCTGCTGCGTGAGTGGCTCACGCGCCTGGCGGCGGACGATGGCGCTCCGCGTGCCTGA
- a CDS encoding amidohydrolase family protein: MWRDHQVVDTDGHIMEPLWLWPDYLDPAYRKNGLQVLRDPADGDKLLVNGRPSQIIRRLGGIVPVPGQAVEDWNTLPADGSFASYRDSCTSASWNAEHRVAWLDETGIGSTLLFPSLGLIWPREAGPDSPYTVAHFDAYNRWLLDMTADTSGRLLPVAQLAFTEGLVKRVVSLAEQGFRHVMLPTGIGTSLRTADSFFATTQDIGLTVHLHKVAIPHFLGTEQPTSLQNPRLGRFFNHVHETLPGQLFLTALLDSRVLDRFPHLRFAFHECNAGWLPAWIERAHESWETLHGTGQQLPDQPPKHYLQDRDTLFFSVGLGEDLAAMPDWLHRRIMLATDYPHPGTPTDPASAWAPALEALPHDAAAGLLSANAGRMMPAATAKLEVRHDRTN, from the coding sequence ATGTGGCGAGATCACCAAGTTGTCGACACCGACGGGCACATCATGGAGCCGCTCTGGCTCTGGCCCGACTACCTGGACCCGGCTTACCGCAAGAACGGGCTGCAGGTGCTCCGCGACCCGGCAGACGGCGACAAGCTGCTCGTCAACGGCCGACCGTCTCAAATAATCCGCCGCCTCGGCGGGATTGTCCCGGTCCCGGGACAGGCCGTCGAGGACTGGAACACCCTGCCGGCCGACGGCAGCTTCGCCTCCTACCGTGACTCGTGCACATCGGCTTCCTGGAACGCGGAGCACCGGGTTGCCTGGCTGGACGAGACGGGCATCGGATCTACCCTGCTGTTCCCCTCTCTCGGCCTGATCTGGCCGAGAGAGGCTGGACCGGACAGCCCCTACACCGTCGCGCACTTCGACGCCTACAACCGCTGGCTGCTCGATATGACCGCCGACACCAGCGGACGCCTGCTTCCAGTCGCCCAACTCGCCTTCACAGAAGGCCTGGTGAAGCGAGTCGTCAGCCTTGCCGAACAGGGCTTCCGCCATGTCATGCTGCCGACCGGCATCGGTACAAGTCTGCGAACCGCAGACAGCTTCTTCGCCACCACTCAGGACATCGGCCTGACCGTCCACCTTCACAAGGTAGCCATCCCCCACTTCCTGGGCACCGAGCAGCCCACCAGCCTGCAGAACCCCCGCCTGGGCCGATTCTTCAACCACGTCCACGAGACCCTGCCCGGACAGCTCTTCCTCACCGCTCTCCTCGACTCCCGCGTCCTGGACCGTTTCCCCCACCTGCGCTTCGCCTTCCATGAGTGCAACGCCGGCTGGCTCCCGGCCTGGATAGAACGCGCCCACGAGTCGTGGGAGACCCTGCACGGCACTGGCCAGCAACTCCCCGACCAGCCGCCCAAGCACTACCTGCAGGACCGGGACACTCTCTTCTTCTCCGTCGGCCTCGGCGAGGACCTGGCAGCGATGCCCGACTGGCTCCACCGCCGGATCATGCTGGCTACCGACTACCCCCACCCCGGCACCCCGACCGATCCGGCCTCGGCCTGGGCCCCCGCACTGGAAGCACTGCCGCATGACGCCGCTGCGGGACTGCTCAGCGCCAATGCAGGGCGCATGATGCCCGCCGCCACCGCCAAGCTGGAGGTCCGCCATGACCGCACGAACTGA
- a CDS encoding transposase, producing MCFEDEAGFTRRPPRGRTWGRRGRTPVVTVSGRRSGRLSVAGMIAMRPGSRTRLCHRLRAHPAGRGKRRSMGERDFIALVDGVHQLVKAPIVLVWDRLNTHVSHAMRDLIAERAWLTVFLLPGYSPDLNPVEWVWVHVKHSLANLAVMALDRLEALVRNRIKRLQYRPDTLDGFIAGTGLALDTPTPP from the coding sequence ATCTGCTTCGAGGACGAGGCAGGCTTCACCCGCCGTCCGCCCAGAGGACGCACCTGGGGCCGGCGAGGCCGCACGCCGGTCGTGACGGTCAGCGGCCGCCGCTCAGGACGGTTGTCGGTGGCCGGGATGATCGCCATGCGGCCCGGCTCCCGCACCCGGCTGTGCCACCGCCTGCGCGCCCATCCCGCGGGCAGAGGTAAGCGCCGCAGCATGGGCGAGCGCGACTTCATCGCCCTGGTCGACGGTGTCCACCAGCTCGTCAAGGCGCCGATCGTGCTGGTCTGGGACCGCCTGAACACCCACGTCTCCCACGCCATGCGCGACTTGATCGCCGAGCGTGCCTGGCTGACGGTGTTCCTGCTCCCCGGCTACTCGCCCGACCTCAACCCCGTCGAGTGGGTCTGGGTACACGTCAAGCACAGCCTGGCCAACCTCGCCGTCATGGCCCTCGACCGACTCGAGGCCCTCGTACGCAACCGGATCAAGCGCCTGCAGTACCGGCCCGACACCCTCGACGGCTTCATAGCCGGCACCGGCCTGGCCCTCGACACCCCAACGCCACCCTGA
- a CDS encoding winged helix-turn-helix domain-containing protein: protein MRRESVRMQAAELFEQRIKLPEVARRLRVSPKSAYQWHQLWRGGGVQALASRGPGGSRCGLSPRCLEKLAAYLDQGPAAHGWVEDQVWTAARVATLIGRKFHLSYSVSGATRLMHRLGFSAQVPARRVAERDEQAVTAWKEVTWAEVKEPGRPAGATSASRTRQASPAVRPEDAPGAGEAARRS, encoded by the coding sequence GTGCGCCGGGAGTCGGTGCGGATGCAGGCGGCCGAGCTGTTCGAGCAGAGGATCAAGCTGCCGGAAGTGGCCCGGCGTCTGCGAGTGAGCCCGAAGTCGGCCTACCAGTGGCACCAGTTGTGGCGCGGTGGCGGTGTGCAGGCTCTGGCCTCTCGCGGCCCGGGTGGGTCGCGGTGCGGCCTGTCGCCGCGTTGCCTGGAGAAACTCGCCGCATACCTGGACCAGGGCCCGGCCGCACACGGCTGGGTGGAGGACCAGGTGTGGACCGCGGCGCGGGTGGCCACGCTGATCGGGCGGAAGTTCCACCTTTCCTACAGCGTGTCCGGGGCCACGAGGCTGATGCACCGGCTCGGTTTCAGCGCGCAGGTCCCCGCGCGGCGGGTGGCCGAGCGGGACGAGCAGGCCGTCACCGCGTGGAAGGAGGTGACCTGGGCGGAGGTAAAAGAGCCCGGGCGGCCTGCGGGGGCTACATCTGCTTCGAGGACGAGGCAGGCTTCACCCGCCGTCCGCCCAGAGGACGCACCTGGGGCCGGCGAGGCCGCACGCCGGTCGTGA
- a CDS encoding maleylpyruvate isomerase family mycothiol-dependent enzyme, translating into MTESLEYSALLQLIDERSAAFRSAVAAAPSLDAPVPSCPEWTLFDLVQHLGTGQRWWAAIVAAGPAEAPSAKDAAEVPRELEALLAWYAESNELLLSALREAGPERECWAWWSAGVSPANAWGVARRRVHEVLVHTYDAQPAAGAVQSMPADVAIDGVAEFLDTCNSTPAAWPHEAATIHYHATEGRSWLLALDGTGAWPAPPTDDAAPASASATGTAEQLLLFVWGRLTLSDLKIEGDQQVFEQLIAWEPEE; encoded by the coding sequence GTGACAGAGAGTCTTGAGTATTCCGCCCTGCTGCAACTGATCGACGAGCGGTCGGCCGCGTTCCGGAGTGCGGTTGCCGCCGCGCCCAGCCTTGACGCGCCGGTGCCGTCCTGCCCCGAGTGGACGTTGTTCGATCTGGTGCAGCACCTGGGTACGGGCCAGCGCTGGTGGGCCGCGATCGTCGCCGCGGGCCCGGCCGAGGCTCCGTCGGCCAAGGATGCCGCGGAGGTGCCGCGCGAGCTCGAGGCGCTGCTGGCCTGGTACGCCGAGTCGAACGAGCTGCTGCTGAGTGCGCTGCGCGAGGCTGGCCCGGAGCGCGAGTGCTGGGCGTGGTGGAGCGCCGGCGTGTCGCCGGCGAATGCCTGGGGCGTTGCCCGGCGCAGGGTGCACGAGGTGCTGGTGCACACCTACGACGCCCAGCCCGCCGCAGGCGCCGTGCAGTCGATGCCGGCGGACGTCGCGATCGACGGCGTGGCCGAGTTTCTCGACACCTGCAACTCCACCCCGGCGGCCTGGCCGCACGAGGCCGCCACCATCCACTACCACGCCACCGAGGGCCGCTCCTGGCTCCTCGCGCTGGACGGCACCGGCGCCTGGCCCGCACCCCCCACGGACGACGCCGCGCCCGCCTCCGCTTCGGCCACGGGCACGGCCGAGCAGCTGCTCCTCTTCGTCTGGGGCCGCCTCACGCTGAGCGACCTGAAGATCGAGGGCGACCAGCAGGTGTTCGAGCAGCTGATCGCCTGGGAGCCCGAGGAGTAG
- a CDS encoding alpha/beta hydrolase: protein MSRQQRDALDAVLRSAPRSEIRPTPEEQRSGFAAAVTRPAPQGVLTRRAVLGGRPTLELEPAEASGRGRLLYLHGGGYVIGSPDTHAGLVGELARRAGLRAMSVDYRLAPEHPFPAAVDDGLAAYRELLASGTDPRDLVMAGDSAGGGLSIATLLAAREAGLPQPAAVVVFSPWADLTLAGGSIRSKESADPIFTAADVRACADLYVGAGDRAHPLASPVFADLTGLPPLLVQVGANEVLLDDAVRLAGRAGADGVEVTLEVGPGLPHVFQHHYGRLDEADAALDRAARFLTAHLSAGRPGADHLEPVH from the coding sequence ATGTCCCGACAGCAGCGCGACGCCCTGGACGCCGTACTCCGTTCCGCCCCTCGCAGCGAGATACGGCCCACTCCCGAGGAGCAGCGCAGCGGTTTCGCCGCGGCTGTCACCCGTCCCGCGCCGCAGGGCGTGCTCACCCGCAGGGCCGTGCTGGGCGGGCGGCCCACCCTGGAGTTGGAGCCTGCCGAAGCCTCCGGCCGCGGCCGACTGCTCTACCTGCACGGCGGCGGCTACGTCATCGGCTCACCGGACACCCACGCAGGACTGGTCGGTGAACTGGCCCGCCGCGCCGGGCTGCGCGCGATGTCGGTGGACTACCGGCTGGCGCCCGAGCACCCCTTCCCCGCGGCTGTCGACGACGGGCTCGCGGCCTACCGCGAGCTGCTGGCGTCGGGCACCGACCCGCGCGACCTCGTCATGGCCGGTGACTCCGCCGGTGGCGGATTGAGCATCGCCACGCTGCTCGCCGCCCGGGAGGCCGGGCTGCCGCAACCAGCCGCCGTGGTCGTCTTCTCCCCCTGGGCCGACCTCACCCTCGCCGGGGGAAGCATCCGTTCCAAGGAGAGCGCCGATCCCATTTTCACAGCGGCCGACGTGCGCGCCTGCGCCGATCTCTACGTCGGCGCAGGCGACAGGGCGCATCCCCTGGCCAGCCCGGTGTTCGCCGACCTCACCGGACTGCCCCCACTCCTCGTGCAGGTCGGGGCGAACGAGGTACTCCTCGACGACGCGGTCCGACTGGCCGGCCGCGCGGGCGCCGACGGCGTCGAGGTCACGCTCGAAGTCGGCCCCGGCCTCCCCCACGTCTTCCAGCACCACTACGGCCGCCTCGACGAGGCGGACGCCGCACTCGACCGCGCCGCCCGCTTCCTCACCGCCCACCTGAGCGCCGGCCGCCCGGGCGCCGACCATCTCGAACCGGTCCACTGA
- a CDS encoding TauD/TfdA family dioxygenase, whose protein sequence is MVEVIDLSPETRSALGRLSDRITADPYRSGMAFVEEARAATPHLPSELVRSLARAGAHEGTPVLLVRGLPVPSGLPPTPNVKFDHQREIGRLGTEALLALLGSCVGEIFTYREWDSGHMVQNRYPIASHRTIQSATGSTELVLHTEAAFAALSPDHLVLLGLRADPGSSVQTVVADIGTALESISASSRRQLAAPMFAFPSDHGSHMAGGPRMTEPHPILRQTTEGLCLDYQHSITPLSPEGAMALAELNAAFTAAAEGVTLRSGEALVIDNRRAVHGRTALQPRFDGTDRWIQRVLLRRTLPADERVVSDSRFDQYPSEFRSTLARPK, encoded by the coding sequence GTGGTGGAAGTCATTGACCTGTCACCCGAGACACGCTCGGCACTGGGACGGTTATCCGACCGCATCACTGCGGACCCGTACCGGTCGGGCATGGCGTTCGTTGAGGAAGCGCGGGCGGCCACCCCTCACCTGCCGAGCGAGCTTGTCCGGTCGCTTGCCCGGGCGGGCGCGCATGAGGGAACCCCAGTCCTGCTCGTGCGCGGCCTACCCGTCCCGTCCGGGCTGCCGCCGACTCCGAACGTGAAGTTCGACCACCAGCGAGAGATCGGCCGTCTGGGGACGGAAGCACTCCTGGCGTTGCTGGGCTCCTGTGTGGGAGAGATCTTCACCTATCGCGAGTGGGACAGCGGCCACATGGTGCAGAACCGCTATCCGATCGCGTCTCACCGAACCATCCAGTCCGCAACAGGATCCACCGAGCTGGTGCTGCACACCGAGGCGGCCTTTGCCGCACTCTCACCGGACCATCTCGTTCTGCTGGGCCTGCGGGCGGATCCCGGCTCGTCAGTCCAGACCGTTGTCGCGGACATCGGTACGGCGCTGGAGAGCATCTCCGCCTCGAGCCGTCGGCAGTTGGCCGCGCCTATGTTCGCGTTTCCCAGTGACCACGGCTCGCACATGGCCGGGGGACCGCGAATGACGGAGCCTCACCCGATTCTCCGGCAGACGACCGAAGGACTCTGCCTGGACTACCAGCACAGCATCACACCGCTGTCGCCTGAGGGCGCCATGGCGCTCGCCGAGCTGAACGCGGCATTCACTGCCGCTGCCGAAGGGGTCACGCTGCGGTCCGGGGAAGCGCTGGTCATCGACAACCGGCGCGCCGTACACGGCCGTACCGCTCTCCAGCCCAGGTTCGACGGCACCGACCGGTGGATCCAGCGGGTACTCCTGCGCCGCACGCTGCCGGCGGACGAACGGGTCGTTTCCGACTCCCGCTTCGACCAGTACCCGAGTGAGTTCCGCAGCACCCTCGCACGCCCCAAGTGA